The proteins below come from a single Hyperolius riggenbachi isolate aHypRig1 chromosome 8, aHypRig1.pri, whole genome shotgun sequence genomic window:
- the LOC137529124 gene encoding lamina-associated polypeptide 2, isoforms alpha/zeta-like, which yields MCNSRFYSSSTKKLCQSCREKVVKEESPVVFKDLMGWMRSEMASAIKEIKDSAMAESTVPSTSAADTVPAPLPAPVIEGHSQLEASPHQVAAKRKRKDNESGDSDLSGEEGEISSLEEISGEEEENPEVTQKFAFAPNLMKDLLSAMQNTMGITVERKSLTPLDQMYVSLAEPQNCFIPVHSSLKSMIGKEWDDPERRAFWPKSLSRRYPFSPEDQKFWGPVPKLDPSFSRVSRKSDLQFENFGNLKDPIDKKMDNLLRRAWESASLTFKPAVASTAVGRSLKAWLTQTQSKIASGVPREEILEDFPDLFNATNYLTDAADDTVKLTARTTALVNSARRGIWVKTWQGDNSSRSKLCGLPCEGELLFGSKLDQTLERTSDYKKNFPTKKRAFQYRGPARSGNKEPEAKIPPKKKWIPNRNQKGKALFPRSNQPNKQ from the coding sequence ATGTGCAACTCTCGCTTCTATTCTTCCTCTACGAAGAAACTGTGCCAGTCTTGTAGAGAGAAAGTGGTAAAGGAGGAATCCCCAGTGGTATTTAAGGACTTGATGGGATGGATGCGGTCTGAGATGGCCTCGGCCATTAAAGAGATAAAGGATTCAGCAATGGCGGAATCTACAGTTCCTTCTACTTCTGCTGCTGATACTGTGCCTGCTCCCTTACCAGCCCCGGTGATTGAGGGGCACAGTCAGTTAGAGGCTTCACCTCATCAAGTTGCAGCTAAACGTAAAAGAAAGGATAATGAATCAGGGGATTCAGATTTATCTGGAGAGGAAGGAGAGATTTCATCTTTGGAGGAGatttctggggaggaggaggaaaacccAGAGGTTACTCAGAAGTTTGCTTTCGCACCCAACTTAATGAAAGACTTGTTGTCGGCAATGCAAAATACTATGGGGATAACAGTGGAGCGGAAATCTTTGACCCCCTTGGATCAGATGTACGTGAGTTTGGCGGAACCCCAGAATTGTTTCATCCCAGTCCATTCCTCTCTAAAGTCAATGATTGGGAAGGAGTGGGATGACCCTGAAAGGAGGGCATTTTGGCCCAAGTCTCTTTCTCGTCGTTATCCTTTCAGTCCGGAAGATCAAAAATTCTGGGGTCCGGTTCCCAAACTGGACCCGTCGTTTTCAAGGGTGTCGAGAaaatccgatttgcagtttgagaACTTTGGGAATTTAAAAGACCCCATTGATAAAAAGATGGACAATCTGTTGCGTAGAGCTTGGGAGTCAGCATCTTTAACATTTAAACCAGCAGTGGCATCCACGGCAGTGGGACGATCCCTTAAAGCTTGGCTCACGCAGACTCAGTCTAAGATAGCTTCGGGGGTGCCCAGAGAAGAAATTTTAGAGGACTTTCCAGATTTGTTTAACGCTACTAATTACTTAACTGATGCAGCGGATGATACGGTTAAATTAACGGCCAGAACAACTGCCCTTGTCAACTCGGCAAGGAGAGGTATATGGGTAAAAACATGGCAGGGGGACAATTCGTCTCGCTCCAAGTTGTGTGGTTTGCcctgtgaaggtgaactgttattTGGTTCAAAGCTAGACCAGACGCTAGAGAGAACCTCAGATTATAAGAAAAATTTTCCGACCAAAAAGAGAGCTTTTCAGTACAGGGGCCCAGCTCGCAGCGGCAACAAGGAACCTGAGGCAAAGATCCCACCTAAAAAGAAGTGGATTCCAAATAGAAACCAAAAAGGGAAGGCTCTTTTTCCCCGGTCCAACCAACCCAATAAGCAATGA